The Kribbella shirazensis genomic interval TACGCTCCCGGTTCCGCCGCCTGCACTCCTCAGCCGGCGTGTCGAACGCCACCGCGACACAGGCCATCCCCGCGCTACGCGCCAGGCCGAGCCACTCCAGCCGCCGTTCCTTGTCCAGTCCGAGGGTGTCGACGACCGTCGTCAGCCGTCGCCCGATGCGTTGCCTCACCACCACGTCCAGCAACGCGAACGCATCAGCACTGGCCGAGATGTCGTCTTCACCGGCCCCGACCAGCGCCCGTAGCCGATCACTGGAAACGACCAGGTCAGGACCGAAGTGCTCCGCCGCCCACGTCGACTTCCCGGACGCCCCCGGACCCACGAGCACGACGACACACGGCGACGGAAGCTTGAGCTCGGACACAAAAGCAGTTTCCACCACCGATACGCTTTTCGGATGCGATTGTTCGTGGCGGTAGTGCCACCCATCGAGGTAGTGGAGGATCTGAGCGAGTTCGTCGAGCCGCGCCGGGAGCATCCGGACGAGGACATCCGCTGGGCGGCGGACGACAACTGGCACATCACGCTGGCCTTCCTCGGCGACGTGCCGGACTGGAAGACCGAGGAGCTCGAGGAGCGGCTGGAGCGGGCCGCGAAACGGCAACAGCCGTTCGAACTGCAGATCGCCGGCGCGGGCGCGTTCCCCGGTGTCCCGGATGCCAGGGTGCTGTACGCCGGGGTGCGCGACGACACCGATTCGCTCAAACACCTGTCGATGACCACCCGGGCCGCGGCGAACCGGGCCGGCGTCCCCGTCGAGGGCCGGAAGTTCACGCCGCACGTGACGCTGGCGCGGCTGCGCCGGCAACTGGACGTGACCAAGTGGGTGCGGGTCTTCGACACGTACGAGGGACCGCTTTGGACCGCGGGCAGCCTGCAACTGATCGAGTCCCGCCTGGGCGAGGGCCCCGGCCACAGCGCGGCGTACCGCACCGTAGGCGAATGGGACTTCTTAGGTTGAAACTCTTCGCCTGAGTCCGGACCGCCGGCACTCGTCAATCGTCCGTCGGAGGGGCGCCTGAGCGTGGCGTCCCTCCGACGGACGCGATTGATGAGTGCTGCAGATCCGCCTACTTCACCGCGCCCGCGGTGACGCCGGCGACGAAGTGGCGTTGGGCCAGCAGAAAGCCGATGACGACCGGGACGCTGACGACGAGGGCCGCGGCCATGATCTGGTTCCAGTAGATGTTGGTCTGGGTGGAGTACTGGCGGAGGCCGACGGACAGGGTGCGGTTCGCCTCCGTGGTCATCACCGACGCGAACAGGACCTCGCCCCACGCGGTCATGAACGAGTAGATCGCGACCGCGATCACCCCGGGCCGCGCGGCGGGCAGGACGACCCGCCACAGTGCGCCCATCGGTCCGCAACCGTCGACCAGTGCGGCCTCGTCGAGCTCGCGCGGGATGCTGTCGAAGTACCCGGCCAGCATCCAGATCGAGAACGGCAGGCTGAACGTCAGGTACGTGATGATCAACCCGAGTCGCGTCCCGACCAGCTGCAGCCCGAACTCGTTGTTGATGTTCACGAAGATCAGGAACAACGGCAGCAGGAACAGCACACCCGGGAACATCTGCGTCGACAGCACCGTCGTGGTGAACACGGTCCGCCCGCGGAACTTGAACCGCGACACCGCGAACGCCGCGAGGATCGCGATCGCCACCGAGAACACCGTCGCCGACACCGACACGATCGTCGAGTTCACGAAGTACTTCGCCAGCGGCACCGTCTTCCACATGTCCACGAACGGCGCCAGCGTCAGGTTCGTCGGCCACCAGGTGAACGCGCCCTGCACGTCCTTCAGCGGCTTGAGCGACGAGGTCGCCATCACGTACAGCGGGACCAGCACGAACAACCCGAGCACGGCCAGCACGACACCGCGGTAGATCTTGAAACCCCTGGTCTCACGCACGACGCGACCTCCTTCCGGTGACGAGCAGATAGGCGCCGGTGACGATCATCAGGAAGATCAGCAGCAGCACGGACATCGCCGCACCGGTACCGAAGTTCCAGGTCAGGAACGACGCGTTGTAGATGTGGAACGTGATCAGGTCACCGGCCGGCGGCTGCGCCGTACCGAACAGCACGTACGGCGTGTTGAAATCGCTGAACGTCCACAGGAACAGGACGAGGACGAGCACCAGGTTGACCGGCCGCAGCGAGGGCAGCGTGATGTTGCGCCACTGCCGGATGTTGCCGGCACCGTCGACCGAGGCGGCTTCGTAGAGGTCCCGCGGGATGCTCTGCATACCGGCCATCAGGGTGAGGAACGCGAACGTCCACAGCTTCCACCCGGCGACCGTGATCAGCGAGATCAGTGCGTTGCCGCCGATCAGCCAGAACGTGTCGCCGTCGCTGAGATGCAGCTGCTCCAGGACGTGGTTCACCGCGCCGGTGTCGCGCTGGAGCATGAAGTTCCAGGTCAGGATTCCGGCGTACGCCGGGAGCGCGTAAGGCACCAGGAACAGTGTCCGGACCAGGCCCCGCCCGCGGAACTCGGGCTGCAGCGCGACCGCGGCGGCCATCCCGAGGACCCACGAGAACGCGACCGTGATCAGCGAGAAGGCGACCGTGACGCCGAAGGACTTCAGCAGCCCTTCGCCGACGGCGTTGTTGAAGTCGAGCGCGACCTTGTAGTTGCCGAGCCCGGCGCTGGGCGCGGCGGACCAGTTCGCGATGAAGAACTTGGTGAGTTTGACGAAGCTCATCCAGATCCCGACCAGCATCGGGATGATGTGGATGAACAGTTCCAGCAACACCGCCGGGGCCAGCAGTGCGTACGGCAGCCACCTGTTCAGGCCGGGCCGGTGCTCGAGGCGGCTGCGGTTCCTGGCCGGCTTCGCCGGTGCCGGAGCGGCGGTTTCTGTGGCGACGGACATCCGGGTTTGTCGCCTCCTGTCTGTCGGGTCGGTGGGGCTGACGCGGGCAGTGGCCCGGACGGTGCCGTCCGGGCCACTGGGGACAGGTCAGCTACTCGCCGCGACCTGGTCCTCGGCGGTCTTCAGCGCCGCCTTCACGTCGTCGGCGGTCACCGTTCCGCCGGTCGCGATCTTGGCGAACATCGCGTTCATCGCCTTGCCGACGGTGCTTTCGTACTGGTCCTCGGCCGGCACCAGCGGCAGCGGCTTGGACTTGGTGTTGTAGACGTCCTGGAAGACCGCGGCCTCGGCCTCGTCGGTGGTGAACACCGGCTTCGCGTCCTTCAGCACCGGCAGCGACGCGAACGGCTTGCCCAGCGTGGTCTGGGTCTCCGCGGACGTCATGTAATTGACGAACTTCAGCGCCGCGTCCTTGTGCTTGGTGTTCTTGAAGATCGACAGGTTGATGCCGGCGACGTGGCTGGCCACCTGCTCACCACCGGCCGGGGCCGGGAACGGGACGACGCCGTACTCGCCGGCCTTCATGCCGTTGGCGACGATCGAGGAGTCGGCGTTGTTCTGGTTGATGACCATCGCGACCTTCTTGGTGGCGAAGTCGTTCACCGACTTGGTGCCGTTGTCGTACTGCGCGTTCGACGGGTTCGCGACCTTGTCCTTCTGCATCAGGTCGAGGTACCGCAGCACGCCCTGGACGTTGCCGTCACCGGTGAAAGTCGGCTTGCCGTCGGCGTTGAACCAGTCGGCCTTGTTCTGCGCGGCGTTGATGAACGCGAAGTGCACGTTCTCGGTGTAGCTGCCGGCCGCCAGCGCCATGCCCCACTGGTTCTTCGCCGGGACGGTCAGCTTCTTGGCCGCGGCGACCATCTCTTCCCAGGTCTTCGGCGGCTGCAGGCCGGCCGCGGCGAACATCGCCTTGTTGTAGTACAGGCCGTAGGCCAGACCGTAGAGCGGGACCGAGGTCGGGTCGGTGCCTTCCTTGCCGCCGGTCGCCAGAGCCGTCGGCACGAACTTGTCCTTCCCGCCGATCGCCTTCATCGCGTCGCCGTCGAACGGCAGGAACGCGTCGGTGGCCTGCAGCGACGCCGCCCAGGTGTTGCCGATGTTGACCACGTCCGGCGCCTGACCGGAGGTGATCGCGGTCTGGATCCGGGTCTGCAGGTCGTTCCAGCCGATCACCTCGAGGTTGACCTTGATCCCGGTGTCCTTGGTGAACTTCTCCAGGACCGGGCTCAGCACCTCCTTGTCGTTGTCCAGGCTGGTGCCCTGGTTGCTGGCCCAGTAGGTCAGCGTCTGGTCGCCACCGGAACCGCCGCCGGACGAATCGTCCGAGTCGCCGCCTCCGCAGGCGGCCAGGCTGATTCCCAGGGCGGTCGCCGCCACCGCGGCTACAAGCGAACGCAGTCTCACGTCGGACTCCCTCGTCCCGTCTACAAGCCCCCGCGGAGCTGCGGGGGCGGATCGGCCCCATACTGACCTAACCGGTTAAGTTTCGAAACCCTAACCGGTTCAGTTCCCGGGTCTTCGTTACGACCTCGTGACCCCGCAAACCTTCACCCGCAGCCCGGAGAACGCAATCCAACACTCTCCGGAACCACGCGATTTCACACAGTCTTCAAACTGCGCCCAGTACGGCGAACCCGCCCGCCGCCCACCCCGGCGGCGCACCCTCCAGTTGAGGGGGTGTCCCTTCAGCTGGAGGGTTGCCCACTGAAAATCTCAGGGGGCAACCCTCCAGATCAGGGGGCCAGCGTCAGGAGCGTGCCGGGCCGGAGGACTCTCGGTGGCGGAGCTCGCCGGCCGGCGCCTCCTCGTGGAGCGCGCTCTCCCCGGTGACGATGCGCAGCAGCAGATCCGCGGCGGCGCGCCCGCGTTCCATCGTCTTCTGATCCACCGCGGTGATGCCGGGCCGGGCGAGTTCGCACAGCGGCGAGTCGTCCCACGCGACGATCGAGACCTCGTCCGGCACCGCCGTACCGAGATCCATCGCCACCCGCAGCGCCGCGACCGCCATCAGGTCGTTCCCGAGCACGATCGCGCTCGGCGGATTCGGCCCGGTCAGCAGCTGACGGGTCAGCTCGGCGCCGTCGTCGTACCGGTAACTGCCCTCGATGTGCCGCACCGTGATCCCATGCCGCTCCGCGTCCTCGCGCAGCGTCTGCACCCGCAGCCTCTCGTGAATGAACGTGAACGGCCCGCTGATGTGCGCGATGTCCGTGTGCCCGAGCTCGGCCAGGTGATCGAGCAGCAGCGTGACGGTCTCGCCGGGGGAGCTGATCAGCCGCCCGACCGAGTCGTCGAGCGCGTTCGAGCTGACGACCACGCACGGCACCCCGAGCTCCGTCAGCAGCTGGATCCGCTGGTCGTCCTCGAGTTCGTCGAACAGGATGAACCCGTCCACGCGACCCTGCCGTGACCAGCGTCGCAGTACGTCGAGATCCTCGCCGTGCTCGCCGGTGAGCCGGAGCAGCAGCGAGGAGTCGACCTCGTTCAGGTACTGCTCGATGCCGACCAGCGTGCGCATGTAGAACGCCTCGGTCGAGATCAGCGTGGGTTCGCGCGCGATCACGATCCCGATCGTCCGGGTCCGGCTCGCGGACAGCGCGACCGCGGCGGAGTTCGGGTGGAAGCCCAGCTCCTCGGCCAGGTCGAGCACCCGCTGCCGGGTCTCCTCGCTGACCCCGGCGCGGCCGTTCAGTGCGTACGAGACCGACGCCTTGGAGATGTGCAGCCGGCGGGCGAGATCGCTGATCGTGACCCGATGACTGCGGCGGGTGCCGCCCTGTGGGCCGTCGCCGCCCTCGCCGTCTGTCACGGATCCGTTCGTCGTCATCGCCCGGCACCTCGCACAGACGGAAAAGTGTTCATGTCAGACGGGAGGTTAGCAGCGGCTTCACGCCCCTAGCGGTGTCCGGCGTATTTGGATAGCGTTTTCCCATGCTGCCGAACGAGCCGTTGCGCCTGGATTTCCTGCCGTGGGAGTACGCCCGGAAGGCCTCGGATGCCGAGCGCGAACGCCAGGCCGAACGGCAGGCGCGGCTCGGCGGGTCGCTGGAGCTGGCGGACGACGCATACGTCGCGGAGTCCGCCGCCGTGTACTGCGACGAGCTCCGGATGGGGCAGCGTTCGTACATCGCTGCCCATGCGTACCTCACCGGCCGGATCGCGCTCGGGTCGGACTCGACGATCAACCCGTTCGCCGCGGTCCGGGGCAACGTGACGATCGGCGACGGCGTGCGGATCGGCGCGCACACCTCGCTGCTCGCCTTCAATCACGGCACCGCGCCCGGCGAGCCGATCTTCAAGCAGCCGCACACCTCGCTCGGCATCACGATCGGGGACGACGTCTGGATCGGCTCCAACGTCACGATCCTCGACGGCGTCACGGTCGGCGCGCACAGCATCATCGGCGCCGGCGCGGTCGTCACGAAGAACATCCCGGCCAACTCGGTCGCGGCCGGCAACCCCGCCCGCATCCTCCGCTCGCGGACAGGAGCATCCATGTCAGGTGACCTACCGACCTTGCTGAAGGACTTCGCCGCGAAGGCGCGCGAGCAGACCGACGACGTCCTCGCGCGGTGCTGGGACGGGTCCCGGTTCGTGGATCGTCCCGGGATCGACCGGGAGCCGGAGATCCGTCCCTGGTGCGACGCCGTCGAGATCGCGGACCTTCTGGTACGCCGTACGCCGGCCGGCCACACCCGGGACGACCTCGTCCGCCGGCTCCGCGCGCGCCAGGATCCGGCGACCGGACTGGTATCACCCGGAGACCTCTCCGACGACGGACTGGGCAAGCCGTCCGACGCCGAACTCTCGGTTCTGGAAGGCCCCGCGAGCTATCACATCCTGTGCGTCGGCTATGCGCTGCAGGTCCTCGGGAGCAGCTTCGAGCACCCCATCTCCACCGACTTCACCCTCGACGAGCTGGACAACTTGCCCTGGGCAAGGAGAGCGTGGTCGGCAGGCTCCGGCATCGACGCCGTCGGTACGGCGCTCGCGCGAAACCTCCACGACCACAAGGAATCCGGCCCACTCGAACCGCTCCTGGGCTGGCTCCTCACCCACGCCGATCCTGCTCTCGGCGCGTGGGGTTCGCCGCATCCGGACGACGGGCTGCTGCAGGTCGTGAACGGTTTCTACCGCCTCACCCGCGGCACCTATGCGCAGTTCGGACTCCCGCTCCCGTACCCCGAGCAGGCCGTCGCCACCGTTCTTGCTCACAGCAACGACCGGCGGATGTTCACCGGCGACAACTACAACGCCTGCAACGTCCTCGACGTCATCCATCCGCTGTGGCTGGCGCGCAAGCAGACGACGTACGGCGAACAGGACGGCCGCCGCTGGGCCGAGGACCAGTTGCGCGCGATCCTGCCCCGGTGGGTCGACGGCGCGGGGTTCGCGTTCGCGCCGGACGGTACCGACGACCGGGCGATCCCAGGTCTGCAGGGGACGGAGATGTGGCTGTCGATCGTCTGGCTGCTGTCCGACTACCTGGGCCTGTCCGACGCACTCGGCTACCGCCCCCGCGGCGTCCACCGCCCGGAGCCGCTGATCAGCCTGCACTGACCCCTCGGCGCGGCGACCGGGGACGTCCGCCTACCCTGACGGGGTGGACCCCCGCACGCGCCGACTGGTGACCTCGCTCGTACTGGCCGCCCTGGTCGCCATCGTCGTCGTGGCAGCCCTCCTCGGCTAACGTCGCTGCATGACCACCTCCGCCGGTGAACGTTCGTCGTACCTCATGCGGGCAGGCCTGGTCCGCAACGTCCGCTCGGGGGAGCACCTGACGACCTTCGTGGTGTCCGGGGTGGCGACGGTGCTGCTGACCAGGCTGTTCCTGAGCCTGAGCGGGTACCCGCAGATCGGCGGGAAGGGGCTGCACATCGCTCACGTGCTGCCCGGCGGCCTGCTGATGCTCGTCGCGATCTCGCTGCTGCTCGGGTACGTCGGCCCAGTCGTGAGGCCTGCCGCGGCGACGGTCGGCGGGATCGGGTTCGGGCTGTTCATCGACGAGGTGGGGAAGTTCGTCACCTCGGACAACAACTACTTCTACAAGCCGACCGCGGCGATCGTGTACGTCGTCTTCGTGCTGATCGTGCTCGGCTTCCGGTTCCTGACCACGAGACGCCCGATCGACCCGCGGGAGGAGCTGGCGAACGTCATCGACCATGCTGTCGAAGGTGTCGCCGGCGGACTGTCGCGGCGGCGCCGGGCGGAGGCGTCCGAGCTGCTGCGTGAGGTGCCGCTGCAGGTGGACGGACGACGGGAGGCGAGGGAGCTGCTGGCCGCGTGCCCAGCTGACGAGGTCGAGCTGGCCGCGCCGGTCGACGCGGCCTGGCGGGCGCTGCAGCGCGGCTTCGAGCGACTTGCCACGCATCCGAAGGCCCCGCCGATCGCAGTCGCCGTACTGGCGATCCAGGTGGTCGGTGCTCTCCTCATCGCCGCTGTGCTGGGGGACGGGTTCAGTCATCTGCCGGTCATCGGGGTGATTGTCGGGAGCCTGCTGTCGGCCACGTTCACGGTGCGGGGTGCTCTGGCGCTGCGGAACGGCAACCGGGCGCGGGCGGTCCGGCTGTTCGAGCTCGCCGTACTGGTGTCGTTGTTGATGACGCAGGTCTTCCAGTTCGCCGCTACGCAGTTCACCGCTGCTGGTGGCATGCTGCTGGACCTGGTGATGCTGGGGCTGCTGCGTGCAGAGCGGGAGCGGATGCGGCGCGAGCTGGACAACGCCACGAAGGCTAGGACGCTACGGCTGCCGCCCGGTCCGGATCTGCCGCGGTTCCCGGAGGATCCGTCGGACCCGGTGTAGCTTTCCACTTCTCGTGGCGGCCGATCAGCACCGGTGACATGGTCGCGATCAGGTAGATCACACCGCCTGCCAGCAGTGCGGGTGACAGCCCAATGCCGACGATGGCAGCACCGGCGACCACACCGCCTAGCGGTACGCCGGTCCAGCACACCGCATCAGCCAGCGAGTTGACCCGGCCCAACAGGTGACTGGGGATGCGTTCGATGAACAGTGCGCCGAGGACCGGGTTGATGAAACCGGCTCCGACACCGCCGACGGCGTACACAGCCATCACCGCCCAGACCGGAGCGTCGGTGGCCATGACGATGAAGCGCGGCGCGCCGCAGATCAGGAAGGCGAGCGTGAAGACCAGCTTGCGCGGGATGCGGTCGCCGATGGCCGAGGCGAGCAGGGCGAACGCGGTAGCGGTCACTCCGAACGACGTGAGGATCAGACTGGTGTGGCCGGGCCCGTAGCCGTGGTCCTTGATCCAGACCGGCAGCAGTACGGCACTGATCGCGGCGTCGAGCAGATTGGTGACGGCGATCATGACGACCAGCGGAAGCATCAGCTTGTCTTTACGGAGGAAACGCCACCCGTCGAGCAGTCGCCGGCCGTAGCGTCCTTCATTGCCGGTGGCTCGCTGCTGGTGCTTGGGGATCCAGCGGGCGATCAGTACGGCGCAGACGCCGAACGACGCTGCGTCGATCCAGAGTGCGTTGACCGCTCCGACCAGGGTGATGAGTCCGCCGGCCAGTGCGTACGCGAAGAAGCCGGCCAGGCGTTCCGTCGTACTCTCCAGACCTGTCACGCGCTCCAGCGGGACCTTGGCCGCTCGGGCGATGTCCGGGATCAGGGTCGACTTGGCCGCGTCGCCAGGTCCGCGGAGTGCGCCGGCGATCGCTACGAGCACCAGCAGGGT includes:
- the thpR gene encoding RNA 2',3'-cyclic phosphodiesterase — its product is MRLFVAVVPPIEVVEDLSEFVEPRREHPDEDIRWAADDNWHITLAFLGDVPDWKTEELEERLERAAKRQQPFELQIAGAGAFPGVPDARVLYAGVRDDTDSLKHLSMTTRAAANRAGVPVEGRKFTPHVTLARLRRQLDVTKWVRVFDTYEGPLWTAGSLQLIESRLGEGPGHSAAYRTVGEWDFLG
- a CDS encoding ABC transporter permease subunit, which encodes MRETRGFKIYRGVVLAVLGLFVLVPLYVMATSSLKPLKDVQGAFTWWPTNLTLAPFVDMWKTVPLAKYFVNSTIVSVSATVFSVAIAILAAFAVSRFKFRGRTVFTTTVLSTQMFPGVLFLLPLFLIFVNINNEFGLQLVGTRLGLIITYLTFSLPFSIWMLAGYFDSIPRELDEAALVDGCGPMGALWRVVLPAARPGVIAVAIYSFMTAWGEVLFASVMTTEANRTLSVGLRQYSTQTNIYWNQIMAAALVVSVPVVIGFLLAQRHFVAGVTAGAVK
- a CDS encoding carbohydrate ABC transporter permease encodes the protein MSVATETAAPAPAKPARNRSRLEHRPGLNRWLPYALLAPAVLLELFIHIIPMLVGIWMSFVKLTKFFIANWSAAPSAGLGNYKVALDFNNAVGEGLLKSFGVTVAFSLITVAFSWVLGMAAAVALQPEFRGRGLVRTLFLVPYALPAYAGILTWNFMLQRDTGAVNHVLEQLHLSDGDTFWLIGGNALISLITVAGWKLWTFAFLTLMAGMQSIPRDLYEAASVDGAGNIRQWRNITLPSLRPVNLVLVLVLFLWTFSDFNTPYVLFGTAQPPAGDLITFHIYNASFLTWNFGTGAAMSVLLLIFLMIVTGAYLLVTGRRSRRA
- a CDS encoding extracellular solute-binding protein; its protein translation is MRLRSLVAAVAATALGISLAACGGGDSDDSSGGGSGGDQTLTYWASNQGTSLDNDKEVLSPVLEKFTKDTGIKVNLEVIGWNDLQTRIQTAITSGQAPDVVNIGNTWAASLQATDAFLPFDGDAMKAIGGKDKFVPTALATGGKEGTDPTSVPLYGLAYGLYYNKAMFAAAGLQPPKTWEEMVAAAKKLTVPAKNQWGMALAAGSYTENVHFAFINAAQNKADWFNADGKPTFTGDGNVQGVLRYLDLMQKDKVANPSNAQYDNGTKSVNDFATKKVAMVINQNNADSSIVANGMKAGEYGVVPFPAPAGGEQVASHVAGINLSIFKNTKHKDAALKFVNYMTSAETQTTLGKPFASLPVLKDAKPVFTTDEAEAAVFQDVYNTKSKPLPLVPAEDQYESTVGKAMNAMFAKIATGGTVTADDVKAALKTAEDQVAASS
- a CDS encoding LacI family DNA-binding transcriptional regulator; its protein translation is MTTNGSVTDGEGGDGPQGGTRRSHRVTISDLARRLHISKASVSYALNGRAGVSEETRQRVLDLAEELGFHPNSAAVALSASRTRTIGIVIAREPTLISTEAFYMRTLVGIEQYLNEVDSSLLLRLTGEHGEDLDVLRRWSRQGRVDGFILFDELEDDQRIQLLTELGVPCVVVSSNALDDSVGRLISSPGETVTLLLDHLAELGHTDIAHISGPFTFIHERLRVQTLREDAERHGITVRHIEGSYRYDDGAELTRQLLTGPNPPSAIVLGNDLMAVAALRVAMDLGTAVPDEVSIVAWDDSPLCELARPGITAVDQKTMERGRAAADLLLRIVTGESALHEEAPAGELRHRESSGPARS
- a CDS encoding acyltransferase, which produces MLPNEPLRLDFLPWEYARKASDAERERQAERQARLGGSLELADDAYVAESAAVYCDELRMGQRSYIAAHAYLTGRIALGSDSTINPFAAVRGNVTIGDGVRIGAHTSLLAFNHGTAPGEPIFKQPHTSLGITIGDDVWIGSNVTILDGVTVGAHSIIGAGAVVTKNIPANSVAAGNPARILRSRTGASMSGDLPTLLKDFAAKAREQTDDVLARCWDGSRFVDRPGIDREPEIRPWCDAVEIADLLVRRTPAGHTRDDLVRRLRARQDPATGLVSPGDLSDDGLGKPSDAELSVLEGPASYHILCVGYALQVLGSSFEHPISTDFTLDELDNLPWARRAWSAGSGIDAVGTALARNLHDHKESGPLEPLLGWLLTHADPALGAWGSPHPDDGLLQVVNGFYRLTRGTYAQFGLPLPYPEQAVATVLAHSNDRRMFTGDNYNACNVLDVIHPLWLARKQTTYGEQDGRRWAEDQLRAILPRWVDGAGFAFAPDGTDDRAIPGLQGTEMWLSIVWLLSDYLGLSDALGYRPRGVHRPEPLISLH
- a CDS encoding MFS transporter, giving the protein MKGNRAPLAAFLVANVVSICGTRVSAIAIPWFVLTTTGSPVKTGLVALAEMAPLVVVKAVGGPLIDKVGARRISVLADAASTGVVALVPLLHTLGFLHFPTLLVLVAIAGALRGPGDAAKSTLIPDIARAAKVPLERVTGLESTTERLAGFFAYALAGGLITLVGAVNALWIDAASFGVCAVLIARWIPKHQQRATGNEGRYGRRLLDGWRFLRKDKLMLPLVVMIAVTNLLDAAISAVLLPVWIKDHGYGPGHTSLILTSFGVTATAFALLASAIGDRIPRKLVFTLAFLICGAPRFIVMATDAPVWAVMAVYAVGGVGAGFINPVLGALFIERIPSHLLGRVNSLADAVCWTGVPLGGVVAGAAIVGIGLSPALLAGGVIYLIATMSPVLIGRHEKWKATPGPTDPPGTAADPDRAAAVAS